GGCCATGCCCGGGTTGCCGGTCGGGTTGATGAAAACCGCTCCTTTCGGCGCGGCCACAACCGTCCTGGCCCCCTTCAGGAGGACCACCACGTTCCAGGCAGCAGCCGCGTTGGCGGCGACAACAAGCCTGTCATGCTGTATTTCACGTATTTTAGTCCCCGTTAACCTGGCCATTTCTCCGGGATGCGGCGTAACGACCACAGGGGCCTGAACCTTTCTAAGCGTTTCCCCGTCTCCGGCCAGGGCGTTGAGGGCATCAGCGTCCAGGACGCAGGGAACGTGTACCGCAGGAAGCAGTTCCTTGACTAAGGCCACCACTTCCGGGTCGGTCGAAAGACCCGGACCGATGGCTAAAACATCCTTATCTTCCAACAGCGATATAATACGCTGCTTGGCTTCCCTTACCAGCTTGCCGTTCCCGGAGTCAGGCAGGGGGGCTGTCATAACCTCCGTAAGTTTGGCTTCCATTATACTGTGGAGTGTTTCCGGCACAGCCACCGTTACCAAACCTGCCCCGACCCGCAAGGCTGCTTCTCCGCACAGGCTGGCCGCTCCGGTCATGCCGCGGGATCCGGCAACCACCAGGACCCTGCCAAAATCACCCTTGTGGGCGGAAGACCGGCGGTTGGGCATCCATTCCTTCACCAGCTCGCGGGTGGTCAGGTACCTCTGTGGTCCGTCCTTTTCCACCAGGCCGGAGGGGATAGATATGTCCACTACGTGCAAGTTGCCCGCATAATCAGCACCGGGCTCAAGTATCAGCCCCAGCTTGGGCAGACCGAAGGCGACGGTGTGATCAGCCTGGATGCAGGGCCCGTTGACCCTGCCGCTGTCGGCTTCCAGGCCGGACGGAATATCCACGGCCACTATCGGCTTGCCGCTGCCGTTTAAAACCTCAATAATACGGCCGGCCTTCTCCCCGATCTTGCCTTTGAAGCCGGTCCCATAGATAGCGTCTACAATCAGGTCGGTATTCATCAGGATCAGCCTTACGATATTGATGCCGTCGCCATGCTGGAGGGAGTATATCTTCTGCTCCATCTTACGCCAGATTTCCAGATTTATTGCTGCGTCGCCTGAGATTTCTTCGATATTGGCCAGGGCCAGCAGTTTAACCACGGCGC
This region of Pelotomaculum schinkii genomic DNA includes:
- a CDS encoding NAD(P)H-hydrate dehydratase; translation: MRVVTAEEMKALERTAIEDYGIPGLVLMENAGRHVVEVVKQVLGDVRDKTVTVFIGKGNNGGDGLVVARHLLNMGAVVKLLALANIEEISGDAAINLEIWRKMEQKIYSLQHGDGINIVRLILMNTDLIVDAIYGTGFKGKIGEKAGRIIEVLNGSGKPIVAVDIPSGLEADSGRVNGPCIQADHTVAFGLPKLGLILEPGADYAGNLHVVDISIPSGLVEKDGPQRYLTTRELVKEWMPNRRSSAHKGDFGRVLVVAGSRGMTGAASLCGEAALRVGAGLVTVAVPETLHSIMEAKLTEVMTAPLPDSGNGKLVREAKQRIISLLEDKDVLAIGPGLSTDPEVVALVKELLPAVHVPCVLDADALNALAGDGETLRKVQAPVVVTPHPGEMARLTGTKIREIQHDRLVVAANAAAAWNVVVLLKGARTVVAAPKGAVFINPTGNPGMATAGSGDVLTGAVAALMAQGLEASRAAAAGAYIHGLAGDLAARRKGMIGLVAGDIAAALPEATMEIG